One region of Aeromicrobium sp. Sec7.5 genomic DNA includes:
- a CDS encoding GntR family transcriptional regulator: MSAEAGKRLVRRERQTLGELAATEILNLIMRGEIPPGAPLRLAELAEQLDMSHMPVREGLQRLGTLGIVEMIPHRGARVRELSLEDLDDTQRTRLSLESIAIEMAASRFTAEDADIARRALDATLAFAQDHNALEARSAHADFHFALYRASGSRWLIKAIEPVWGNSERYRFAGSTSTERVVQSHREHEALLEACIARDSTAAVSALHHHLTSAAGRIRATVEARIEAMGQQ; the protein is encoded by the coding sequence ATGAGCGCCGAAGCAGGCAAGCGCCTGGTCCGTCGCGAGCGCCAGACGCTGGGCGAGCTCGCAGCCACCGAGATCCTGAACCTCATCATGCGCGGAGAGATCCCTCCGGGTGCCCCACTGCGGCTGGCCGAGCTGGCCGAGCAGCTCGACATGAGCCACATGCCGGTCCGAGAAGGACTGCAGCGGCTCGGAACGCTGGGCATCGTCGAGATGATCCCGCACCGTGGCGCCCGGGTGCGCGAACTGTCCCTCGAGGACCTCGACGACACCCAGCGCACGCGCCTCAGCCTGGAGTCGATCGCGATCGAGATGGCGGCGAGCCGGTTCACCGCGGAGGACGCCGACATCGCCCGCCGCGCGCTCGACGCGACCCTCGCGTTCGCCCAGGACCACAACGCGCTGGAAGCGCGGAGCGCGCACGCGGACTTCCACTTCGCGCTTTATCGCGCCAGTGGCTCGCGCTGGCTCATCAAGGCCATCGAGCCCGTGTGGGGCAACAGCGAGCGCTACCGGTTCGCCGGGTCCACCAGCACCGAGCGCGTGGTGCAGAGCCACCGCGAGCACGAGGCACTGCTCGAGGCGTGCATCGCGCGCGACAGCACGGCGGCCGTCTCCGCCCTGCACCACCACCTCACGAGCGCGGCAGGTCGCATCCGGGCCACGGTCGAGGCCCGCATCGAGGCGATGGGGCAGCAGTGA
- a CDS encoding amidohydrolase family protein produces the protein MRSTDVHTHLAPLLSEAVEGVRHGDDDRLVVDGHAVGAPGLYDAGRLVAQMHRHGVDQAWVSAPPPFFRPGLEPEQAHRWVRALDAGLQDRVAGHAQLRRLTYLPLDHPGVALEMVEDAEGNVGWAGSAGGGSLELDAPGLAPVWDAIERRGLPLLLHPGESPDPRLGRHYLANLLGNPVETGLAVAELVLGGVLTRRPDLRVVLVHCGGVVPSLVGRWARGVATDRPGIAPGTEDPAVVVRRLWTDCLAHAPEVVDLARVTFGDDHLLLGSDYPFPMGVDDPFETVAHLSPSLRQRIAGNAEALLLTAKDPA, from the coding sequence GTGAGGAGCACGGACGTCCACACGCACCTCGCGCCGCTGCTGTCAGAGGCGGTCGAGGGAGTGCGCCACGGCGACGACGACCGCCTCGTGGTGGACGGCCACGCCGTGGGTGCGCCCGGCCTCTACGACGCCGGTCGGCTCGTTGCGCAGATGCATCGCCATGGCGTGGACCAGGCGTGGGTGTCGGCGCCACCTCCGTTCTTCCGCCCCGGCCTGGAGCCGGAGCAGGCGCACCGCTGGGTGCGGGCGCTGGACGCCGGCCTCCAGGATCGTGTCGCCGGCCACGCGCAGCTTCGTCGGCTGACCTACCTGCCCCTCGACCATCCGGGCGTCGCGCTCGAGATGGTCGAGGACGCCGAGGGCAACGTGGGATGGGCGGGCTCCGCTGGCGGTGGGTCACTGGAGCTGGACGCTCCTGGGCTCGCTCCGGTCTGGGACGCGATCGAACGGCGCGGGCTCCCGCTCCTCCTGCACCCGGGGGAGTCCCCGGACCCGCGGCTGGGTCGTCACTACCTCGCCAACCTGCTCGGCAATCCCGTCGAGACGGGGCTGGCCGTGGCCGAGCTCGTCCTGGGGGGAGTGCTGACCAGGCGCCCCGACCTGCGCGTCGTGCTCGTGCACTGCGGCGGCGTCGTCCCCTCCCTCGTGGGGCGTTGGGCGCGCGGCGTCGCGACCGATCGCCCGGGGATCGCCCCGGGCACCGAGGACCCGGCGGTCGTCGTGCGGCGACTGTGGACCGACTGCCTGGCCCACGCGCCCGAGGTCGTCGACCTCGCCCGGGTCACCTTCGGCGACGACCACCTGCTGCTCGGCAGCGACTACCCCTTCCCGATGGGCGTCGACGACCCGTTCGAGACCGTCGCCCACCTCTCCCCCTCGCTGCGTCAGCGGATCGCTGGCAACGCCGAGGCCCTCCTCCTGACCGCGAAGGACCCCGCATGA
- a CDS encoding Ldh family oxidoreductase has translation MSTHDLTTLRSAAAEIFTAAGVEPTAAVNVADALVEADARGIASHGLMLVPMYVDRLLAGSVSTSTHPVVLVDRGAMALLDAEHALGIVTSDVAMALAVDKARQFGIGIVNVRHAFHFGGAFRYVQAAMDAGMIGIAASNTRPLMPAPGGATPVVGNNPIAVGVPGPDPVLVDMALSEAALGKIRLADSEGREIPNTWATDSSGQPTTDPAAAIAGLLLPAGGPKGYGLALVVDVLTGVLGGGGFGSAVRGLYADTTVPNDCAHLFIAIDPEFWDTPDAFAARVDALGAEVHASEVAPGVDAVLLPGQRERESSRRAHAQGITIPASVVEALVQTAQRVGASLPAELMPAGSRA, from the coding sequence ATGAGCACGCACGACCTCACGACGCTTCGATCGGCCGCAGCCGAGATCTTCACGGCTGCGGGCGTCGAGCCGACGGCCGCCGTGAACGTCGCGGACGCACTGGTCGAGGCCGACGCCCGGGGGATCGCCTCCCACGGACTGATGCTGGTGCCGATGTACGTCGACCGCCTCCTCGCGGGTTCGGTCAGCACGAGCACTCACCCCGTCGTCCTGGTGGACCGAGGTGCCATGGCGCTGCTCGATGCTGAGCACGCGCTCGGCATCGTCACCTCTGACGTGGCGATGGCGTTGGCCGTCGACAAGGCCCGTCAGTTCGGCATCGGCATCGTCAACGTGCGGCACGCCTTCCACTTCGGCGGTGCCTTCCGCTACGTACAGGCCGCGATGGACGCGGGGATGATCGGCATCGCAGCCTCGAACACCCGCCCCCTCATGCCCGCTCCCGGCGGGGCGACCCCGGTCGTCGGCAACAACCCCATCGCGGTCGGAGTGCCCGGCCCGGATCCGGTCCTGGTCGACATGGCCCTGTCGGAAGCCGCGCTCGGCAAGATCCGCTTGGCTGACTCGGAGGGCCGAGAGATCCCGAACACCTGGGCGACCGACAGCTCCGGCCAGCCCACGACCGACCCCGCGGCGGCCATCGCCGGACTCCTCCTCCCGGCAGGCGGCCCGAAGGGCTACGGGTTGGCACTGGTGGTCGACGTGCTGACCGGAGTGCTCGGTGGTGGGGGCTTCGGGTCGGCAGTTCGTGGCCTCTACGCCGACACCACGGTCCCCAATGACTGCGCCCACCTCTTCATCGCGATCGACCCGGAGTTCTGGGACACCCCGGACGCCTTCGCGGCTCGGGTGGATGCCCTGGGGGCCGAGGTGCACGCCTCCGAGGTCGCCCCCGGCGTCGACGCCGTCCTGCTGCCGGGCCAGCGTGAACGCGAGTCCTCGCGCCGCGCCCATGCGCAGGGCATCACGATTCCAGCCTCGGTCGTCGAGGCCCTCGTCCAGACCGCGCAGCGGGTGGGCGCGAGCCTTCCGGCCGAGCTGATGCCGGCCGGGAGCCGGGCGTGA
- a CDS encoding SDR family NAD(P)-dependent oxidoreductase has translation MKATYDAAGDVVVVTGGARGIGAGLSRAVAAAGGTAVVLDVVEPEAAGPGIEHVAVDVSDRSAVLAAVAAVAERHGRIDGLVAGAAVQPRVDLVETSEETWRRAIDVNLNGVVWSCQAVLPAMTQAKRGSIVLFSSGLANFGRAQAAAYAATKGAMVPFAKSLAAEVADRRVRVNVIFPGVIDTPQFQAANPTGPERAHWAATTGIGQPDDVTGSLMFLLSDACTMTGSILTRDRAYSQEDL, from the coding sequence GTGAAGGCCACCTACGACGCGGCGGGTGACGTCGTCGTCGTGACGGGAGGAGCCCGCGGAATCGGAGCAGGGCTCTCCCGAGCCGTCGCAGCGGCCGGCGGCACGGCCGTCGTGCTCGACGTCGTGGAGCCCGAGGCCGCAGGACCGGGGATCGAGCACGTCGCCGTCGACGTCTCGGACCGGTCTGCCGTCCTCGCCGCCGTGGCCGCCGTGGCCGAACGGCACGGCAGGATCGACGGGCTGGTGGCCGGCGCCGCGGTTCAACCTCGAGTCGACCTCGTCGAGACGTCCGAGGAGACCTGGCGCCGAGCCATCGACGTCAACCTCAACGGCGTCGTCTGGTCGTGTCAGGCCGTGCTGCCCGCGATGACCCAGGCGAAGCGGGGGTCGATCGTCCTGTTCTCGTCAGGTCTGGCCAACTTCGGCCGGGCGCAGGCCGCTGCCTATGCCGCGACCAAGGGCGCCATGGTGCCCTTCGCGAAGTCCCTCGCCGCCGAGGTGGCCGACCGGCGGGTCCGGGTCAACGTGATCTTCCCGGGCGTCATCGACACCCCGCAGTTCCAGGCGGCGAACCCGACCGGTCCCGAGCGGGCCCACTGGGCCGCCACCACCGGCATCGGTCAACCCGACGACGTCACGGGATCACTCATGTTCCTGCTGTCCGACGCCTGCACCATGACGGGCTCCATCCTCACGCGAGACCGCGCCTACTCCCAGGAGGACCTGTGA
- a CDS encoding FAD-dependent monooxygenase, translated as MSTSPDPVVIVGGGPIGLITALGLVSYGVPVVVLEADAKLSTDTKAGTVLTRTLEVLDRYDALGPVLEASLRIDEIGELDRATGQSTGSVLTSALADETRFPFVINIPQHELEPVLAAELERRAPGTLRMRHRVERFADHGDHVTVEVSTPDGPATIRGSRLLACDGGRSTIREQLGIPVSGHTLEQRYMLVDLVCDLDVASPRDYPYLAYFGDATEWMILVRQPHCWRFLFPLGADQPEPTSDELRDKAHRFIGDVDDLEVIGTNVYSVHHRVASTWHVGRTFLMGDAAHLITPMWALGLNTGVLDASNLPWRLAWVHRGWADESILEGYETEQAPVAVSGSGEMAESARAVMDRRIDATAAMGAGGWGDAMTRTLLGVRLDHDGTGDWSMVRSTVEPSALRTGERVPDLRVFGTRGAVTLHELCRDSFVALHLTDTRRRPHVPQTGPPGLRQVVVSRWDAPHDSGLRGRSYFDPGDTVRARLGLDGDVVVLLRPDGHVAHIVPWTATVSADVEALYLEIVGLGSSRRSEVLA; from the coding sequence GTGAGCACCTCTCCCGATCCCGTCGTCATCGTCGGCGGCGGGCCCATCGGACTGATCACCGCACTGGGACTGGTGTCGTACGGGGTCCCGGTCGTGGTCCTCGAGGCCGACGCGAAGCTGTCGACCGACACCAAGGCCGGCACGGTCCTGACCCGCACCCTCGAGGTGCTCGACCGCTACGACGCCCTGGGTCCTGTGCTCGAGGCGAGCCTGCGGATCGACGAGATCGGCGAGCTCGACCGTGCCACGGGTCAGTCGACCGGCAGCGTCCTGACCTCCGCGCTGGCCGACGAGACGCGCTTCCCGTTCGTGATCAACATCCCCCAGCACGAGCTCGAGCCCGTGCTGGCGGCCGAGCTCGAGCGCCGGGCGCCAGGAACGCTCCGGATGCGGCACCGGGTCGAGCGGTTCGCCGACCACGGTGACCACGTCACGGTCGAGGTCTCGACCCCGGACGGTCCTGCCACGATCCGCGGCAGCCGACTCCTGGCCTGCGACGGTGGACGTTCCACGATCCGCGAACAGCTCGGGATCCCGGTCAGCGGACACACCCTCGAGCAGCGCTACATGCTGGTCGACCTCGTGTGCGACCTCGACGTGGCCAGTCCGCGCGACTACCCCTACCTGGCGTACTTCGGCGACGCCACGGAGTGGATGATCCTCGTGCGCCAGCCGCACTGCTGGCGCTTTCTCTTCCCGCTCGGTGCCGACCAGCCCGAGCCCACGAGCGACGAGCTGCGCGACAAGGCCCACCGCTTCATCGGCGACGTGGACGACCTGGAGGTCATCGGCACGAACGTGTACTCCGTGCACCACCGGGTCGCCTCCACGTGGCACGTGGGACGGACGTTCCTGATGGGCGACGCCGCCCACCTGATCACTCCCATGTGGGCCCTCGGGCTCAACACCGGCGTCCTGGACGCCTCGAACCTCCCTTGGCGCCTCGCCTGGGTGCACCGCGGCTGGGCCGACGAGTCGATCCTCGAGGGATACGAGACCGAGCAGGCGCCGGTCGCGGTCAGCGGCTCGGGCGAGATGGCCGAGTCGGCCCGCGCAGTCATGGACCGTCGGATCGACGCGACCGCGGCGATGGGGGCCGGCGGGTGGGGTGACGCCATGACGCGGACCCTCCTCGGCGTCCGCCTCGACCACGACGGCACGGGGGACTGGTCCATGGTGCGGTCGACCGTCGAGCCGTCCGCGCTGCGCACGGGCGAGCGGGTGCCCGACCTGCGGGTGTTCGGCACGCGTGGCGCCGTCACGCTGCACGAGCTGTGCCGGGACTCCTTCGTGGCCCTGCACCTGACCGACACGCGCCGGCGACCGCACGTGCCGCAGACGGGTCCGCCCGGTCTGCGGCAGGTCGTCGTGAGCCGGTGGGACGCCCCCCACGACTCCGGTCTCCGCGGGCGCTCCTACTTCGACCCCGGCGACACGGTCCGCGCCCGACTGGGTCTGGACGGCGATGTCGTGGTCCTCCTGCGCCCCGACGGCCATGTCGCGCACATCGTCCCGTGGACCGCGACCGTGTCCGCTGACGTCGAGGCGCTCTACCTGGAGATCGTCGGCCTGGGTTCCTCGCGTCGGAGCGAGGTGTTGGCATGA
- a CDS encoding cupin domain-containing protein, translating to MTDVYDADAPLNPPPPRPAAVDETEWDENLSEAARYGGESADRAREQKVSDEQGEWAHRFREVLVQTSDLEWVDKTLEGLTHKALWRNEDTGASISLVKFEKGSGIPSRHSHASNQFMFCLAGRYTYVPTGITLTEGSFYWNPKGSLHGPTLAEETSILLEVYDGPHYPTQPDWYSSPDDAR from the coding sequence ATGACTGACGTCTACGACGCCGACGCCCCCCTGAACCCCCCGCCGCCGCGGCCCGCGGCGGTCGACGAGACGGAGTGGGACGAGAACCTGTCCGAGGCGGCGCGGTACGGCGGCGAGTCCGCCGACCGCGCCCGCGAGCAGAAGGTGAGCGACGAGCAGGGGGAGTGGGCCCACCGCTTCCGCGAGGTGCTGGTGCAGACGAGCGATCTGGAGTGGGTCGACAAGACCCTCGAGGGGCTCACGCACAAGGCTCTCTGGCGCAACGAGGACACCGGCGCCTCGATCTCCCTGGTGAAGTTCGAGAAGGGGTCCGGCATCCCGTCGCGGCACTCCCACGCCTCCAACCAGTTCATGTTCTGCCTGGCCGGCCGCTACACGTACGTGCCGACCGGCATCACGCTGACCGAGGGCTCCTTCTACTGGAACCCGAAGGGCAGCCTGCACGGCCCCACCCTCGCCGAGGAGACCTCGATCCTGCTCGAGGTCTACGACGGCCCCCACTATCCGACCCAGCCCGACTGGTACAGCTCGCCCGACGACGCGCGCTGA
- a CDS encoding RidA family protein, translating to MSVETIVAPELATPNGHFAHASSIEVPGTSRLVFISGMTARNAEGGITGVGDVAAQTHQVCQNLQAAVEAAGGTLADIARVDVYVRNMEDFDAIHEVRRQYFTEHPPASTMVEVSKFVKKDYLIEINAIAAIGSTA from the coding sequence ATGTCTGTCGAGACCATCGTCGCGCCCGAGCTCGCGACCCCCAACGGGCACTTCGCCCACGCATCGTCCATCGAGGTGCCCGGCACTTCGCGGCTCGTCTTCATCTCCGGAATGACGGCCCGCAACGCCGAGGGCGGTATCACCGGCGTCGGCGACGTCGCCGCGCAGACCCATCAGGTCTGCCAGAACCTGCAGGCTGCCGTCGAGGCCGCCGGCGGCACGCTCGCCGACATCGCCCGGGTCGACGTCTATGTCCGCAACATGGAGGACTTCGACGCCATCCACGAGGTGCGCAGGCAGTACTTCACCGAGCACCCGCCCGCGTCGACGATGGTCGAGGTGTCGAAGTTCGTGAAGAAGGACTACCTGATCGAGATCAACGCGATCGCCGCGATCGGGAGTACCGCGTGA
- a CDS encoding fumarylacetoacetate hydrolase family protein — translation MRLAAISTPDGWAIGAVEPDLASVRVAAPSLGTVDDVVRGRVTVQEVVDHLRDVPASALSGVTLGSPVQQFNRDVLCTGWNYLDHFFESEGKREGQDPEKLPEHPTFFTKGPDTVVGPSDPIAFDERISAKWDYEAEIALVIGRDGRSIREEDAWSYVFGYMVANDVSQRDLQRAHGGQWLKGKSIDDTMPLGPWLTTADEVENFGTLQITCELNGELLQNASASDMAFSVPRIIAELSRGMTLRAGDVILTGTPSGIGNAREPAIFLAQGDVVVTRVDGLGEMRNVMTATALVESS, via the coding sequence GTGAGGCTCGCCGCCATCTCGACACCCGACGGTTGGGCCATCGGCGCCGTCGAACCCGACCTGGCCTCCGTGCGTGTCGCGGCACCGAGCCTGGGCACGGTCGACGACGTCGTCCGCGGACGTGTGACCGTCCAGGAGGTGGTTGACCACCTCCGTGACGTGCCCGCGTCTGCGCTGTCCGGTGTCACGCTGGGTTCGCCGGTGCAGCAGTTCAACCGTGACGTGCTCTGCACCGGTTGGAACTACCTCGACCACTTCTTCGAGTCGGAGGGCAAGCGGGAAGGTCAGGATCCGGAGAAGCTCCCGGAGCATCCGACCTTCTTCACGAAGGGACCCGACACGGTCGTCGGTCCGTCCGATCCGATCGCGTTCGACGAGCGCATCTCGGCGAAATGGGACTACGAGGCCGAGATCGCCCTGGTCATCGGGCGCGACGGGCGGTCGATCCGTGAGGAAGACGCGTGGTCCTACGTGTTCGGCTACATGGTGGCGAACGACGTCTCCCAGCGGGACCTCCAGCGAGCTCACGGCGGCCAGTGGCTCAAGGGAAAGAGCATCGATGACACGATGCCGTTGGGGCCCTGGCTCACCACTGCCGATGAGGTCGAGAACTTCGGCACGCTGCAGATCACGTGCGAGCTCAATGGTGAGCTCCTGCAGAACGCGAGTGCCTCGGACATGGCGTTCTCCGTGCCCCGCATCATTGCTGAGCTGAGTCGCGGCATGACGCTGCGCGCCGGTGACGTGATCCTCACGGGCACGCCAAGCGGCATCGGCAACGCCCGTGAACCCGCAATCTTCCTGGCGCAGGGCGATGTGGTGGTGACCCGTGTCGATGGTCTCGGTGAAATGCGGAACGTGATGACCGCGACTGCACTGGTCGAATCGAGCTGA
- a CDS encoding DUF1206 domain-containing protein, with product MGSTAEHAGHQARHSEALKRGARVGLAAYGLVHLLIAWIALQVAWSGGGDASSDGALRKLAGQPFGQTVLWVTAVSLVALVLWQVATAVSGYQSEDGFKRTRKRLAAAGRVVVYSVLALSAFKFAAGSGGSSGSDSKEEGLTADLLSAPAGRVLVIIVAIAILAVAARQVHRGWTDSFVHDLDAGASTGQAGSLVLVVGRTGYVAKGVAIGVVGVLFGWAATSYDPDKAGGLDDALKTVRDQPFGPYLLTGVALGLAAFGLYCFAWARYARTR from the coding sequence ATGGGGTCAACGGCTGAGCACGCAGGACACCAGGCACGTCACAGCGAGGCACTGAAGCGAGGCGCGCGGGTCGGTCTGGCCGCGTACGGACTCGTCCACCTGCTGATCGCGTGGATCGCGCTGCAGGTGGCGTGGTCCGGCGGGGGCGACGCCAGCAGCGACGGAGCGCTCAGGAAGCTCGCGGGGCAGCCATTCGGCCAGACCGTGCTGTGGGTCACCGCGGTCAGCCTCGTCGCACTCGTGCTGTGGCAGGTCGCGACCGCGGTGTCGGGCTACCAGTCGGAGGACGGCTTCAAGCGCACGCGGAAGAGACTCGCCGCCGCGGGTCGTGTCGTCGTCTACTCCGTGCTGGCCCTCTCCGCGTTCAAGTTCGCTGCCGGGTCCGGCGGGAGCTCGGGCAGCGACAGCAAGGAGGAGGGGTTGACCGCCGACCTGCTCTCCGCACCAGCCGGGCGCGTGCTCGTCATCATCGTCGCCATCGCGATCCTCGCGGTCGCCGCGCGGCAGGTGCATCGCGGCTGGACCGACTCGTTCGTCCACGACCTCGACGCAGGTGCGTCGACGGGCCAGGCGGGATCGCTCGTGCTGGTGGTCGGCCGGACCGGCTACGTCGCCAAGGGCGTGGCGATCGGAGTCGTCGGGGTGCTCTTCGGCTGGGCTGCCACCTCGTACGACCCCGACAAGGCCGGCGGCCTCGACGATGCGCTCAAGACCGTCCGGGACCAACCGTTCGGGCCCTACCTCCTGACCGGCGTGGCCCTGGGCCTGGCGGCGTTCGGCCTCTACTGCTTCGCGTGGGCGCGCTACGCACGCACGCGCTGA
- a CDS encoding aspartate/glutamate racemase family protein, which yields MRTIGLLGGMSWESTAVYYRILNETVRDQLGGLHSAPVIVDSLDFAEVAALQSAGDWEAAGRLLGDHAARLEQAGAEVVALATNTMHLVADAITARISVPFVHIGDVAADAVEASGITTIGLLGTRFTMEQPFLVDHLSARGLRVIVPAAEDRALVHDVIYDELVHGIVRESSRLAYAGVIDRLVAAGADGVVLGCTEIELLVDPASTRVPAFPTTRLHAEAIASVALAR from the coding sequence ATGCGCACCATCGGACTCCTCGGTGGGATGAGCTGGGAGTCCACGGCCGTGTACTACCGGATCCTCAACGAGACCGTTCGCGACCAGCTCGGCGGCCTGCACTCGGCCCCCGTCATCGTCGACTCCCTCGACTTCGCCGAGGTGGCCGCGCTGCAGTCGGCAGGCGACTGGGAGGCCGCCGGTCGCCTCCTGGGCGATCACGCGGCCAGGCTCGAACAAGCGGGCGCAGAGGTCGTCGCGCTCGCTACGAACACGATGCACCTCGTCGCTGACGCGATCACCGCCCGGATCTCGGTCCCGTTCGTCCACATCGGGGACGTCGCGGCCGACGCCGTCGAAGCCAGCGGCATCACCACCATCGGCCTGCTGGGCACCCGGTTCACGATGGAGCAGCCCTTCCTGGTCGACCACCTGTCGGCCCGCGGGCTCCGCGTCATCGTGCCGGCGGCCGAGGACCGTGCACTCGTGCACGACGTGATCTACGACGAGCTCGTGCACGGGATCGTGCGGGAGAGCTCGCGCCTGGCCTACGCCGGTGTCATCGACCGGCTCGTCGCGGCGGGAGCCGACGGGGTCGTGCTCGGCTGCACCGAGATCGAGCTGCTGGTCGATCCCGCCTCGACGCGCGTTCCCGCGTTCCCGACGACCCGGCTGCACGCCGAGGCGATCGCGTCCGTGGCACTTGCTCGCTGA
- a CDS encoding SDR family oxidoreductase, with amino-acid sequence MARTKIDITIPDLTGRRALVTGGSDGMGVGMVSRLAAAGAEVVMPVRNRDKGEAAAALIRAEHPGANIVVEDLDLSSLASVEALGTTLNAGGAPIHLMINNAGVMSPPDHQTTQDGFELQLGTNHLGHFALVGHLLPLLRAGSARVTSQSSVAARNASINWDDLNWERSYDGGKAYQQSKLANGLFGLELSRRSQASGWGISSTVSHPGVAPTSLLAARPEMGRSSDTTAVKVIRWLSARGLLVGTVESAMLPALMATTAPKAKGGAFYGPQGIGGTGGKPGETDLWKPFRSAEDAARLWDLSEQLTGVTFG; translated from the coding sequence ATGGCTCGCACGAAGATCGACATCACCATCCCCGACCTCACCGGACGCCGGGCACTCGTGACCGGCGGAAGCGACGGCATGGGGGTCGGCATGGTCAGCCGGCTGGCCGCCGCCGGTGCCGAGGTCGTCATGCCGGTGCGCAACCGCGACAAGGGCGAGGCCGCCGCGGCACTCATCCGCGCCGAGCACCCCGGCGCGAACATCGTCGTGGAAGATCTCGACCTGTCCTCCCTGGCCTCGGTCGAGGCGCTCGGCACGACGCTGAACGCCGGGGGCGCTCCGATCCACCTCATGATCAACAACGCCGGGGTCATGTCGCCGCCCGACCACCAGACCACCCAGGACGGCTTCGAGCTCCAGCTCGGCACCAACCACCTCGGCCACTTCGCCCTCGTGGGTCACCTCCTGCCCCTCCTCCGGGCCGGCTCGGCCCGCGTCACCTCGCAGTCGAGCGTCGCCGCCAGGAACGCCAGCATCAACTGGGACGACCTCAACTGGGAGAGGAGCTACGACGGCGGCAAGGCCTACCAGCAGTCGAAGCTGGCCAACGGACTGTTCGGCCTCGAGCTCTCCCGCCGCAGCCAGGCCTCCGGCTGGGGCATCAGCAGCACGGTCTCCCACCCCGGGGTGGCGCCGACCAGCCTGCTTGCGGCCCGCCCCGAGATGGGCAGGTCCTCGGACACCACCGCGGTCAAGGTGATTCGCTGGTTGTCGGCGCGCGGACTCCTGGTCGGCACGGTGGAGAGCGCCATGCTGCCCGCCCTGATGGCCACCACCGCACCCAAGGCGAAGGGCGGCGCGTTCTACGGGCCACAGGGCATCGGCGGCACCGGCGGCAAGCCCGGCGAGACGGATCTGTGGAAGCCGTTTCGCAGCGCCGAGGACGCGGCGAGGCTCTGGGACCTCTCCGAGCAGCTGACCGGTGTCACCTTCGGGTGA
- a CDS encoding helix-turn-helix transcriptional regulator: MIDRAGLAEFLRKRREAMQPEDVGVPRGPRRRTDGLRREEVAALCHMSVDYYSRLERQRGPQPSEQMIASIAQGLHLSLGERDHLFRLAGHQPPPRGASGDHVAPGMLRIFDRLGDTPAEIVTELGETLRQTPLSLALVGDRSHHTGAARSLGYRWFTDPAARELHPPEDHGFYSRLYAAGLREIVSRRGPASKAARLASTLVSQSAEFGTLWDQHEVGLVPRQVKRYVHREVGLLEVSCQTLHDPEQSHLLLVYTASPGSETYEKLQLLSVIGATTSPS; this comes from the coding sequence ATGATCGATCGCGCCGGCCTGGCGGAGTTCCTGCGGAAGCGGCGGGAGGCCATGCAGCCGGAGGACGTCGGCGTGCCCCGTGGGCCACGGCGGCGCACCGATGGCCTGCGCCGCGAGGAGGTGGCGGCGCTGTGCCACATGTCCGTCGACTACTACTCGCGCCTGGAGCGGCAGCGGGGCCCGCAGCCGTCGGAGCAGATGATCGCCTCGATCGCCCAGGGCCTCCACCTGTCGCTCGGCGAGCGCGACCACCTCTTCCGGCTGGCGGGCCACCAGCCCCCACCGCGGGGAGCCAGCGGCGATCACGTGGCTCCCGGGATGTTGAGGATCTTCGATCGCCTCGGGGACACACCCGCGGAGATCGTCACCGAGCTCGGCGAGACCTTGCGCCAGACCCCGCTGAGCCTGGCGCTCGTGGGGGACCGGAGCCACCACACGGGAGCGGCGCGCAGCCTCGGCTACCGATGGTTCACCGATCCCGCGGCCCGCGAGCTGCATCCGCCCGAGGACCACGGCTTCTACTCGCGCCTGTACGCGGCGGGACTCCGCGAGATCGTCTCGCGTCGTGGGCCGGCGTCGAAGGCGGCGCGGCTGGCATCGACCCTGGTGTCGCAGAGCGCCGAGTTCGGGACGCTGTGGGACCAGCACGAGGTGGGGCTCGTGCCGCGCCAGGTCAAGCGGTACGTCCATCGTGAGGTGGGTCTGCTCGAGGTCAGCTGTCAGACCCTGCACGATCCCGAGCAGTCCCACCTGCTGCTCGTCTACACGGCGAGCCCTGGCAGCGAGACGTACGAGAAGCTCCAGCTGCTGTCGGTCATCGGCGCGACGACCTCGCCGTCCTAG